The uncultured Trichococcus sp. DNA window CGTTGCTTTCTTGAGTGAAGGCAAGTCTGTTCAGGAATATTCGGTTAACAAGAAAAGATAAACAATTAAGGATGGATGCAAGTGGTTGATAAAGAAGTACTGTATGGAACACTGAAAAAATATTTCGGCTATGACAGCTTCCGGGAGGGTCAAGAGGAACTGATCACGAACACTCTGCAAGGGAAAGACGTACTCGGGATCATGCCGACAAGCGGAGGGAAATCGCTCTGCTACCAGCTGCCGGCGTTGCTGCTGGACGGCATGACGATCGTCGTATCCCCGTTGGTTTCATTGATGAAGGATCAGGTCGACAGCCTGAGGGAAATGGGGATTGCCGCGGCATACCTCAACAGCACACTCTCCCGGGAAGAGTTCCTGCAATTGATGGACGACATGCGCTCCGGGCAGCTCAAGCTGCTCTACATCGCGCCGGAACGGATCGACAACGAATCGTTCATGAATGCCCTTCGCTTTGTGAAGGTTCCTTTGCTGGTGGTCGATGAGGCCCACTGCATCTCGCAATGGGGCAGCGATTTCCGGCCTTCCTACCAAGGTGTGGCCCGTCTCTACGATGTGTTCGACAGACGTCCGAGGGTTGCCGCCTTCACCGCCACAGCAACCGAACCGGTCCAGGACGATATCCTGATCCAGTTGCGCCTGCAACAGCCGTTCCGCTTGGTGACGGGATTTGACCGCAGCAATTTGGCCTTCAGCGTGGAAAAGCCCGCTGATAAGTTCAAGTTCCTCGTGAAGGACCTCAACCCGAAGGAAGCGAGCATCATCTATTGCTCGACCAGAAAAAATGTGGAATCGGTCCAGAAAAAATTGGAACAAAAAGGCTTTGCTGTGACGCTTTACCATGCCGGGCTGCCTGAACATGAGCGCCAAAGGAACCAGGATGATTTCCTGTTCGACCGCAAACCGATCATGGTTGCAACGAATGCTTTCGGGATGGGGATCGACAAAAGCAATGTGCGGACCGTTTATCACTACAACATGCCCAAAAACCTCGAAAGCTATTACCAAGAAGCCGGAAGGGCGGGCCGTGACGGAGAGGAAGCGCGTGTCATCCTGCTGTTTTCGACGCAGGACATCATCATCAACCAGTTGCTGAACAGCAAGACGAACGACAGCGAAGCGACCAACAAATTGAACAAGATGATCAATTATTGTTATACGAACCAATGCCTGCGCCGCTACATCCTGGAATATTTTGGCGAAACGACGGCTGAACTTGACTGCCAGCACTGCTCCAACTGCCTGCGCCGCACGGAGCAGATAGATATCACCGAAGAAGCCCAAAAAATTCTGTCCTGCGTCGTGCGGGTGCGCGGACGTTACGGCGTCCAGAAAATCATCGGCATACTGACAGGGAGCAAACAGAAGGGCATCACCGATTTCGGGCTGGATAAGCTCAAGACATATGGACTGATGAGCACCTATAATGATGGGGAAATCCGCGAAATGATCGGGGTATTGATTGCGGATGAATACCTGCAGGTGACAGGCGATCAGTATCCGTTGATCCAAGTCACTCCGAAAGCGCTGGAAATCCTCAAGGAAGGGAAAAAAGTCGGGATGTCGTATGCAATCGAGACCGGCAAGGGCACCGCCAAACAGAGCGGAGGCGGCTTGTACGATACCGAACTGTTCGACCGGCTGCGCAGTGTGCGCACGGAAATGGCGAATGAGCACGGGATCCCTTCCTACATCGTCTTTTCGGACAGCACGCTGCATGAGATGGCACGCAATTTTCCGACAACTGATGACGCCTTCCTTCACCTGTCCGGGGTTGGCGAAACGAAGCTCGAGCGCTACGGCAAAGTGTTCATGGGTGTCATTTCCGATTACCTGAAGGAATTCCCTGATGCCGAAGCGGTTCTGCATCAAAAACAATTGGAGCAGAAAGAACTGGCAGGCAATCCGGAACCTACGGAAAAACGACCGAAACCGGCTCAAAAAAATTACGCCGGCACCACCTTTGAGGAAACCTACCGCCTGTACCAAGAAGGCAAGACAGTCGAAGAGATCATCGCCATCCGAGGCTTGGCGCGGATGACGATCGAAAACCATTTCCGCCATTTGGCCGAACAGTCGGCCTATGAAATGCATTTGACGGATTTCGTCACGGACGAACAGGCGGAGGTCATCACCAGCGCAATCGATGAAGCCGAGGATCAGCATCTGAAACCCCTTAAGGAAAAGCTGGGGGACGACTACAGCTATTTCCAGATCGGGATGGTGCTGGCTTTCCGGAAAAGAGAACAGTAGAATGACTTAGAACAAGTTTGGGGTCGCTTCATTTTTGAAGCGATCCTGAACTTTTTGCAGTTATCCGTGTCTTTGGCCCGTTTGTGTTTTTTTTAACGGGGTATTGTTTGGTATAATGTAGAAAAGAGAGCGGTTACGAACGGACGCTCCATTTCCTGTCGCTTACAATCCTGCAGGGAGGGATTACCATGAGAAGGAACAGTTTGTTTATTCTGTTGGGGTTGTTCATTATTGCCGGATTAGCCCCTGCCCGTATCGCGGCTCCAGCATATTCTTTGGAGAACGGTGCAGTTATCGAAAAAAGTTTGCTGGATCTTTACCATCCGGCGTACATAAATCTGGGTGACACGCTTGCCGAAAACGGCAAGCATCATATCACACAACAAACAAGAAGTGTGGCTGCCCTTTCGGGGGCGCAGAAAATCCCGCTATCCCCGGCAACAGCCAGCAACGCTGAATTAGTTTATACGACTTACTTACAGGACAGCGGTTGGCAGCCCGAAGTGCAGGAAGGCGCAATCAGCGGTGGGGCGGCTTTGCCGCTCGAAGCTGTCCGGGTGCGCTTGACCCATTGGGCTGAAGCAGGCAGCGTTTCATATCGGACTTATCGTCAGGACAGCGGTTGGTCGGGCTATGCCAAAAATGGCGAGGCAGCCGGAGTGACTGGTGCAGGTGAAGCGATCGAAGCCGTTCAATTCAAGCTCACGGGTGCTTTGGCGGCTCAATACGATCTTTATTACCGGGTGCAAACGGGCCGTTTCGGGTGGCTCGACTGGGCCGGAAACGGTGAAACAGCCGGAACGGAGGGTTTCCGCTATCCGATCGAAGGGGTTGAAATCGTTCTGTTGAACAAGGAACAGGCTTTTCCAGGCAAACGTGAGCAGAGCTTCATCAAACGCACCGAACCGGTCTTGTCCTACAGCAGCTATCTGACGGATTCGGGCTGGCAGGATCCAGTCCTCAATCCGGGGCAAAGCGGATCTCCGGATTCCTCGCAATCTCTCGAAGGCCTGCAAGCAAAATTGGACTCCCAGCCCTATCCAGGATCGGTTTCCTACCGCGCTGCCACAAGTGAAAACGGCTGGTTTGAATGGACGCAGGATGGTTTGGAAGCCGGACTGCCCGGAACAGGCCAACGTATCGAGCGGATCGAAATGCAGCTGACGGATGAACTGGCTGCGTATTATGATATCTATTACCAAGTCCATGTACCGGGAGTGGGGTGGCTGGATTGGGCCAAGAACGGGGAGACGGCAGGAACACAGGGCTACGACTATGACGTCAGCGCCGTCCAGATGCAAGTGGTCCAAAAAGACGCTGCAGCACCAGGGAAGACGGCAGTAGCTTTCATGAAATATGTACCGAAACCACCGCCTGTTCCGGTTGCACCACCTGTCCCGACCGATCCGACGGGACCCGATTGGACTGTCCAGGATGGGATCTTCCGGACGAACGCCGGCACTAACTATTATGTCGGTTCCAGCTACATCATCATCAGCATCGCCTACCAGCGCGTCTGGGCCTACATCGGCAGCCAACGGATCGTCGATGCTCCGGTCATCACCGGCCGACCTTCGATGCCGACGCCAAGAGGGCTGTTCGCGATCCAACCGTATAAGGAATCGCCGAGCGTCCTGATCGGTGAAGATTATGAGTCGCCGGTCCAATATTGGATCCCGTTTTTGGGGAATGCTTACGGCTTGCATGACGCCTCTTGGCAAACCCAAGGCTTCGGCGGCGACCTCTATCTTTATTTAGGATCGCACGGTTGCGTCAATACCCCGTACTATGCGGTCCAAACGCTCTACAATACCTATTCCATCGGTACACCTGTCGTAGTATATTGACCGGATTCGAAGGAATGTCAGCAATGAAACATCAAAAATACCGGAACAGGGATCTTGGCTCCCAACCTATTCCGGTATTTGTTGCCTCGTTTGTCAGACGGGAACCACTCGTACAGTTGATTGTGTGATCTATCGAATGTAAGCGTTTTACCTATGTGCTTTTTTGTTATACAATCAAGGCAAGGGAAGGGGGCAAGCAATCATGGATGGAATCAATTTGGGCTATGTAAAAGCCATCCGCGGCAGTGTTATTGAAGCGGTATTCAAACAGAAGTTGCCGGCCATAAATAATATGCTGATCGCCGGGGACAGAGGGGAAATGATCTTCGAGGTAAGTTCCTACATCGATCAGCAGACTGTCAGAGCCGTTGCCCTTACGTTCACCGCCGGAATAGCCAGAAAGGCTGTCATAACGGATACCGGGTTGCCGATCCAAGTTCCTGTGGGAAAAGAGACACTGGGAAAGATGTTTGATGTGTTCGGTAATCAGTTGGATGAAAGTACACCCTTAAAAAACATCACCCGGAGATCGATACATCAAAGACCGCTTCCCTTTTCCCGGAGAAGCTCCAGCGATGAGCTCTTCTTGACGGGCATCAAAGCGATAGATGTGATGATTCCGCTTGGCAAGGGAGAAAAAGCCGGACTGTTCGGTGGTGCGGGAGTAGGGAAGTCAGTGCTCATAACGGAGCTCATCAACAATACGGCAAGCAATGCCGGGGGATACAGCATCTTCTGCGGTATCGGGGAACGTTCCAGGGAAGCAGAAGAGCTATACCGGGAAATTAAGGATGCAGGCGTATTGGAAAAAACCGTGTTGATCTTCGCACAGATGAACGAACCTCCGGGGGCGCGGTTCCGAGTCGGGCATGCGGCGCTCACGATGGCTGAATATTTAAGGGACACCGAGAAGACGGATATTCTGTTGTTGATCGATAATATTTTCCGGTTCATACAGGCAGGTTCCGAAGTTTCTGGATTAATCGGTAAGATGCCTTCACGGGTAGGCTATCAACCTACTTTGGCAAGTGAACTCTCGGAACTTGAGGAGCGGATATCGAATACGAGCGCAGGGTCCATCACTTCGGTCCAGGCGGTGTATGTTCCCGCCGATGACTTTACGGATCCATCGGCAACGCACACATTCTCCCACCTCTCGGCTTCGGTGGTGTTATCGAGGAAAAAGGCCAGCGAAGGATTTTTCCCTGCCATCGATCCCCTGAATTCCTCATCCAAGTTGCTGAATAAGAGCATAGTAGGCGAAAGACATTACCGGATCGCTAAGGAAATCAGAAGGAATCTGTCCATCTATGAAGAGCTGAAGGACATCATTGCCATGCTTGGCATCGAGGAACTTTCCAAAAATGATCGTGAGACTGTATACAGGGCCCGGCGGCTGGAACGCTATTTGACCCAACCTTTCTTCACGACCGAACATTTCACAGGGATCGAAGGTAAATTTGTGGCGCTTGAGGATGCCCTGGATGGGTTCGAGCGCATACTGAATGACGAGTATACGAGCCATAAGGAAGGCCATTTGTACATGATCGGCGACATCAGCGAAGCGGATGAAAGAAAGAGGGAGGAAGAGAAATGAGGATCAGGATCATTCTCCCCAGCAAAACGCTGTTGGACCAAGAGGCGGATAAGATAACAGCCCCGGGAACGGAAGGCTCATTCCAATTGTTGCCCAAGCATATCGATTTTGTTTCCAGTCTGAGTCCAGGGATCCTGAGCGTTTTTTTTGAAGAACAGATCATTTATTACGCAATCAATCAAGGGATTTTGGTCAAACAGGGAGATGTCGTGTCCGTGGCTTGCCTGCAGGCCATCAGGGGCACGACGTTGGAGACATTGGGGGATACCGTCGATGCCAGCTTCAGGTCACAGGATGAGGATGAAAGAAGAATGAACGAAGTGCTCACCAAGTTGGAAGCGGACACAATAAGGCTGTTTTTGGAATTGGACTGAGGAGGAATTCCGTCATGACAGAGAGAGACCCATCTCCAGAAAAAGAACTGATCGACAAAGTGAAGGCGGATTCCGAAAAGAAACTGAAAATGCAGAAAGAAGGGAAGGACATCCTTTTCGGTCTGGGCACTTTCGGTGTGGTTGGATGGTCGATCGCCGTCCCTGTATTGATCGGTATTGCGTTAGGTATCTACTTGGATGATACCTACGATCCGGAATTTTCCTGGACGCTGACGCTTTTGTTTACGGGAGTGATTATCGGTTGCATAAATGCTTGGTTATGGATCAAGAAAAAAAGTATGGGGGAATAGGGGGGACAGCTATGGCAATCGCTTTTTTGGGAGGGGTTTTTCTCGGAATGATCTTCTTTGGCGGACTGTTGCTGACCGTGAAAAGGCTCGTCAAAGTGCGTTATCCCGCAGTGTTGATGTTGGGAAGCTTGCTGCTGAGGTTGGCTATTTTATTTGGAGGATTATACCTGCTGAAAGACGGGAGTTACCTTAATTTGCCGTTGGCTCTTTTGGGTATCCTGGTCGGAAAATTTCTTATCGTGTCGAAAGTGAAGGGTCAAAAGGAAAAACATGATGAAATGAGCCAAGAGGGGTGATGAGATGTCAATCGATCCAAGTGATATCGTTTATTTTGAATGGCATTTCGTAAGGATCACAGCGACATTGGTCTACACATGGATAACGTTAGCGATTCTGCTCGTAATTGCATTCCTTGTCAGAATGAGCATTCAGAAGAAAGGCGAACTGTCCAAGATTCAAAACGCTTCAGAAGCTTTGTTGATGTTGATCAATAAACAGATAAAGGAAATCAGCCAACAAGATTCCAGCCGCTATCTTCCTTTTGTCGGAACCATGTTCATCTTTATATTTGCTGCCAATATTCTATCGATCATACCTGGGTTCATCTCGCCGACGGGTTCTTTGAACACAACCATTGCCTTGGCGTTATGTGTTTTTTTGGCCATTCCTGCTTATGGGATAGCCAGCCGTGGAGTGAGGGACTACTTGAAGGAATATGCCAAACCATCTGTGCTTATGCTTCCGTTCAACATAATCGGTGAATTTTCCCGCGTTATTTCATTGGCTGTCCGCCTCTACGGAAATGTGATGAGTTCGAGCATCATCGTCGCAATTTTGTTGGGGGTCATCCCGTTATTTTTCCCCGCGGTCATGCAACTTCTGGGATTGCTGACCGGCACCATCCAAGCCTACATCTTTTCCATTTTGGCCATTGTCTATATCGCTGCTGCGACACAAGGGAAATAGCTTTTGAACGATAACATCTCAATAGGGGAGGAAATAATATGGACTCCATAACAATCATAGGCGCCATTTCGATCATCATGTCGGGCTTCACCATAGCGATCGGCTCCATCGGTCCGGCAATCGGTGAAGCAAACGCCGTAGTCCAAGCCTTAAAATCGATAGCACAGCAACCGGATGAATACAACACCATCTCGAGGACGCTTTTCGTAGGGCTGGCCATGATCGAATCCACAGCCATCTACTGCTTTGTCCTAGCGATGATTTTGTTGTACGCGAACCCTTTCTGGAACGCATTGGTAGGGTGATAATATGAATATCAATTGGTTTGAAGTCTTTGCTCAGATGGTCAATTTCGTCGTCCTTTTGTTCGTCCTTCAGAAATTATTTTATAAACCGCTTACTGAAGCAATGGCTGAACGGCAGCAAGCGATAGCTAAGGTTCAGGAGGAAGCTGCAAAAAAAATGATGGAGGCGGATGCAACCATCACGGACTATCATGAGAAATTGGCCGCAATCGAAGAAACGGCACAGCAGACGTTGGAAAATGCCAAAAGAGAAGCGGAAAGCACAAAGAACGCCTTATTAAAAACCTATCGGATACAGGCGGACGAAAAAAGACAAACCTATCTGGATGAATTGGAAGATGAAAAAACGCGCATCTCAGTTGAATTGAGGGGAGTGTTGGGGAAAAGCGCAGTCGATATAGCTGAACACATTCTGCACATGACAATCGATGAGAGCAGCGAAGAAAGGATGTTCCGGACTTTTATCGGCAAAATCCGTTCACTGAACTCCGATTCTCCCGAGCTTACACACATGACTCCTCCAGTGAAAGTCAGCCTGGTGAGTGCGACCGAAATACCGATGGAAAAACGGCGAATTGTTGAAAAAGTCCTGCAGGAAAAACTAGGAACTCCCATGGTCCTTTCCTACTTGACCGACAAGGAGCTGATGGCCGGCCATGAGCTGAAGTTCGAGACGTTTACGCTGCATCATAATATCAGGAAATATGTAGAAGAATCCGAGAAAAAAATCATGCAGACGATGGAGAAAAAATCTCAATGAAAGGCGGTGAGCGCTCTGATGTTGGAAGATCTTTTGATCCAATTCGAAAAGTTGTTGAAGGAAGCGCTGGAACGCCCTTTGGGGGATGAGGACATCGAGGAGAGTGGGGTCGTTGTTTCGCTTGATCGAGGCATCGCAATCGTAAACGGTCTGAGCGGAGTGAAGAACCAGGAATTGATCCGTTTTCCCGGCGATGTGATGGGGATGGTCTACAATCTCGATCCGGATGATATCGGCGTCATCCTTTTGGGCGGATATGAACATATAAAAGCCGGGGATGCAGTCACCAGGACTGACCGAGTAGTCGCCATCCCCGTGTCGGAAGATTTTCTTGGGAGAGTCGTCAATCCTTTGGGAGAAGTTCTGGATGGGAGAGGAGCCGTTGAATCGAATCAAGGGTTCCCTGTCGAAAGAGAAGCTCCTCCAATCATGCATCGCGCCCCCATCACGGAACCTTTGCAGACGGGTATCAAAGTAGTCGATGCAGCGGTGCCGATCGGGAAGGGCCAAAGGGAATTGATACTCGGGGATCGTCAGACCGGAAAAACGGCTATCGCAATCGATGCGATCATCAACCAAAAGGGTAAGGATGTCATCTGCATCTACTGTTCGATCGGTCAACAAATTTCTTCGGTCACGAAAGTGATGAATGCGTTGAAAAATCATGATGCATTGAGCCATACGATCCTGATGGTCGCAGGGTCTGAAGATCCTCCCGGGCTGGCGTATATCGCGCCTTACGCGGCCACAAGTCTTGGGGAATATTTTATGGAAAAAGGCAAGGATGTGCTGATTGTCTATGATGATCTCACCAAACACGCCCGTTCCTATAGGGAACTGTCTTTGTTGTTGGAGCGCCCGCCAGGAAGGGAAGCCTATCCGGGAGATATTTTTTATATCCATTCCAGACTTTTGGAGAGGGCCACTCACCTCAAAAAAGAGTACGGTGGCGGAAGCATCACAGCACTTCCGATCATTGAAACCCAGGCCGAAAACTTATCTGCGTACATACCTACAAACCTGATTTCCATAACGGATGGGCAAATTTACGTTTCGCCCAAAATTTTCCAGATGGGAAATCTGCCTGCCGTGAATATCGGCGCATCAGTATCGCGCGTGGGAGGCAAAACACAGTTGCCTGCCTTCCGGCAAGTGACGAGTGCCTTGAAATTGACGTATTCCCAGTTTGAGGAACTAGAAATATTCGCCAGCTTCAGCGCAAGGTTGGATGATGCCACAAAACTGACACTCGAGAGGGGCTATCGGATCCGGAAAATTTTGAACCAGCCCCAGTATTCTCCGATGGACGTTATGGAACAAATAGGTGTTTTTCTGGCTGTTGTCAACGGGGCACTGGATTTTTTGCCGCTGGAAAAGATGGAGGAAGCTGAAGAAGTCATCCGAATGCTCGTGCAGGAAGACGAAAGTTTCCGCAAAAGCATCGCAAAAGGTGAAAAAATTGAAGACGCCAGGAGAGAGGAGTTTTTGAACAGGGTAGTCGAAAAAATCAGGAAGGAGCTGGAGACAAACGGATGACCAATCTAAAATCTTTAAAGAAAAGCATAGCTTCCACTGAGAGTCTGCAATCGATCGTAACGACCATGAAGGCTCACGCTTCGACCCAAATCCACCAGTTTGAACGCGCGGCGCAAGCATCCGTAAGCTACCGGCGCGTTTTGGACACGGCCCTCTCGATTCTGTTGGCAGATGAAGAAAAGAAGATCACGAATGCCACAGATGGGGACCGGACAATCCATATCATTTTCGGTTCTGATCATGGTTTGGCCGGCAATTTCAATGAACGGATGAGTTTCTTCGCCTCACATCACATACCTAAGGATGCGCACCACGATATTCTCGTTGTAGGGCAACAGGTTTATGAAAGGTTGATAACGGATTATACAATCAAAGACAGATTTTCCGTCCCGCAAACCGAGGATGGGATTGTTCCTATCGTACAAAGGCTCTTGTTCAAGATAGATCAACTGAGGGATGAGGCTCCTGTGGGGAAAATTTTATTGTATTACTGCAGACCTTTGGAGAACGCGGTGCTTCAGGAAGAAATTGAATTGCTTTTTCCATTGGATCTGGAAGAATTAGCCAAAAACCACGACAGAAGAGAAACGAAAAGGATAGCCATCTATCTCATGGATAAGGAGACACTCCTCTCGAATCTGTTGCAGCAATATTTTTTCCTGACGCTCTATCGGGCTTTTTGTTACTCGCTCGTATCCGAAAATACAAGCCGGATCAACTCCATGAACTCAGCGGAAAAAAATATCGAAGAACGCCTGAACGAGTTCAATTTCTTGTACCGCATGAAACGGCAGACCAGCATCACTGAAGAAATCAACGATCTGTTGTCCGGTTTCCGGTCTTTGCAGAAATCAAAGAAGGATT harbors:
- a CDS encoding F0F1 ATP synthase subunit epsilon, which produces MRIRIILPSKTLLDQEADKITAPGTEGSFQLLPKHIDFVSSLSPGILSVFFEEQIIYYAINQGILVKQGDVVSVACLQAIRGTTLETLGDTVDASFRSQDEDERRMNEVLTKLEADTIRLFLELD
- a CDS encoding FoF1 ATP synthase subunit gamma, whose protein sequence is MTNLKSLKKSIASTESLQSIVTTMKAHASTQIHQFERAAQASVSYRRVLDTALSILLADEEKKITNATDGDRTIHIIFGSDHGLAGNFNERMSFFASHHIPKDAHHDILVVGQQVYERLITDYTIKDRFSVPQTEDGIVPIVQRLLFKIDQLRDEAPVGKILLYYCRPLENAVLQEEIELLFPLDLEELAKNHDRRETKRIAIYLMDKETLLSNLLQQYFFLTLYRAFCYSLVSENTSRINSMNSAEKNIEERLNEFNFLYRMKRQTSITEEINDLLSGFRSLQKSKKDLPEE
- a CDS encoding F0F1 ATP synthase subunit C, whose translation is MDSITIIGAISIIMSGFTIAIGSIGPAIGEANAVVQALKSIAQQPDEYNTISRTLFVGLAMIESTAIYCFVLAMILLYANPFWNALVG
- the atpD gene encoding F0F1 ATP synthase subunit beta, coding for MDGINLGYVKAIRGSVIEAVFKQKLPAINNMLIAGDRGEMIFEVSSYIDQQTVRAVALTFTAGIARKAVITDTGLPIQVPVGKETLGKMFDVFGNQLDESTPLKNITRRSIHQRPLPFSRRSSSDELFLTGIKAIDVMIPLGKGEKAGLFGGAGVGKSVLITELINNTASNAGGYSIFCGIGERSREAEELYREIKDAGVLEKTVLIFAQMNEPPGARFRVGHAALTMAEYLRDTEKTDILLLIDNIFRFIQAGSEVSGLIGKMPSRVGYQPTLASELSELEERISNTSAGSITSVQAVYVPADDFTDPSATHTFSHLSASVVLSRKKASEGFFPAIDPLNSSSKLLNKSIVGERHYRIAKEIRRNLSIYEELKDIIAMLGIEELSKNDRETVYRARRLERYLTQPFFTTEHFTGIEGKFVALEDALDGFERILNDEYTSHKEGHLYMIGDISEADERKREEEK
- a CDS encoding F0F1 ATP synthase subunit A, with amino-acid sequence MSIDPSDIVYFEWHFVRITATLVYTWITLAILLVIAFLVRMSIQKKGELSKIQNASEALLMLINKQIKEISQQDSSRYLPFVGTMFIFIFAANILSIIPGFISPTGSLNTTIALALCVFLAIPAYGIASRGVRDYLKEYAKPSVLMLPFNIIGEFSRVISLAVRLYGNVMSSSIIVAILLGVIPLFFPAVMQLLGLLTGTIQAYIFSILAIVYIAAATQGK
- a CDS encoding AtpZ/AtpI family protein — protein: MTERDPSPEKELIDKVKADSEKKLKMQKEGKDILFGLGTFGVVGWSIAVPVLIGIALGIYLDDTYDPEFSWTLTLLFTGVIIGCINAWLWIKKKSMGE
- the recQ gene encoding DNA helicase RecQ → MVDKEVLYGTLKKYFGYDSFREGQEELITNTLQGKDVLGIMPTSGGKSLCYQLPALLLDGMTIVVSPLVSLMKDQVDSLREMGIAAAYLNSTLSREEFLQLMDDMRSGQLKLLYIAPERIDNESFMNALRFVKVPLLVVDEAHCISQWGSDFRPSYQGVARLYDVFDRRPRVAAFTATATEPVQDDILIQLRLQQPFRLVTGFDRSNLAFSVEKPADKFKFLVKDLNPKEASIIYCSTRKNVESVQKKLEQKGFAVTLYHAGLPEHERQRNQDDFLFDRKPIMVATNAFGMGIDKSNVRTVYHYNMPKNLESYYQEAGRAGRDGEEARVILLFSTQDIIINQLLNSKTNDSEATNKLNKMINYCYTNQCLRRYILEYFGETTAELDCQHCSNCLRRTEQIDITEEAQKILSCVVRVRGRYGVQKIIGILTGSKQKGITDFGLDKLKTYGLMSTYNDGEIREMIGVLIADEYLQVTGDQYPLIQVTPKALEILKEGKKVGMSYAIETGKGTAKQSGGGLYDTELFDRLRSVRTEMANEHGIPSYIVFSDSTLHEMARNFPTTDDAFLHLSGVGETKLERYGKVFMGVISDYLKEFPDAEAVLHQKQLEQKELAGNPEPTEKRPKPAQKNYAGTTFEETYRLYQEGKTVEEIIAIRGLARMTIENHFRHLAEQSAYEMHLTDFVTDEQAEVITSAIDEAEDQHLKPLKEKLGDDYSYFQIGMVLAFRKREQ
- a CDS encoding alternate F1F0 ATPase, F1 subunit alpha, whose amino-acid sequence is MLEDLLIQFEKLLKEALERPLGDEDIEESGVVVSLDRGIAIVNGLSGVKNQELIRFPGDVMGMVYNLDPDDIGVILLGGYEHIKAGDAVTRTDRVVAIPVSEDFLGRVVNPLGEVLDGRGAVESNQGFPVEREAPPIMHRAPITEPLQTGIKVVDAAVPIGKGQRELILGDRQTGKTAIAIDAIINQKGKDVICIYCSIGQQISSVTKVMNALKNHDALSHTILMVAGSEDPPGLAYIAPYAATSLGEYFMEKGKDVLIVYDDLTKHARSYRELSLLLERPPGREAYPGDIFYIHSRLLERATHLKKEYGGGSITALPIIETQAENLSAYIPTNLISITDGQIYVSPKIFQMGNLPAVNIGASVSRVGGKTQLPAFRQVTSALKLTYSQFEELEIFASFSARLDDATKLTLERGYRIRKILNQPQYSPMDVMEQIGVFLAVVNGALDFLPLEKMEEAEEVIRMLVQEDESFRKSIAKGEKIEDARREEFLNRVVEKIRKELETNG
- a CDS encoding ATP synthase subunit I, yielding MAIAFLGGVFLGMIFFGGLLLTVKRLVKVRYPAVLMLGSLLLRLAILFGGLYLLKDGSYLNLPLALLGILVGKFLIVSKVKGQKEKHDEMSQEG
- a CDS encoding L,D-transpeptidase family protein — its product is MRRNSLFILLGLFIIAGLAPARIAAPAYSLENGAVIEKSLLDLYHPAYINLGDTLAENGKHHITQQTRSVAALSGAQKIPLSPATASNAELVYTTYLQDSGWQPEVQEGAISGGAALPLEAVRVRLTHWAEAGSVSYRTYRQDSGWSGYAKNGEAAGVTGAGEAIEAVQFKLTGALAAQYDLYYRVQTGRFGWLDWAGNGETAGTEGFRYPIEGVEIVLLNKEQAFPGKREQSFIKRTEPVLSYSSYLTDSGWQDPVLNPGQSGSPDSSQSLEGLQAKLDSQPYPGSVSYRAATSENGWFEWTQDGLEAGLPGTGQRIERIEMQLTDELAAYYDIYYQVHVPGVGWLDWAKNGETAGTQGYDYDVSAVQMQVVQKDAAAPGKTAVAFMKYVPKPPPVPVAPPVPTDPTGPDWTVQDGIFRTNAGTNYYVGSSYIIISIAYQRVWAYIGSQRIVDAPVITGRPSMPTPRGLFAIQPYKESPSVLIGEDYESPVQYWIPFLGNAYGLHDASWQTQGFGGDLYLYLGSHGCVNTPYYAVQTLYNTYSIGTPVVVY